One Nesterenkonia populi DNA window includes the following coding sequences:
- the hpaD gene encoding 3,4-dihydroxyphenylacetate 2,3-dioxygenase yields the protein MTQNPTASDDVVPTPSSPAPDVVRCAYMELVVTDLKRSRDFYVDVLNLVVTHEDDTTIYLRSMEEFIHHNLVLRQGEQPAVAVFSYRVRSPEELDKAVAFYEELGCPVKRSKDGFLKGIGEAVRVQDPLGFPLEFFYEVDHVERLAWRYDLYTPGALVRLDHFNQVYPDVPKAVRHMEDLGFRVTEDIQDDEGTTYAAWMRRKPTVHDTAMTGGAGPRMHHVAFATHEKHNILAICDKLGALRLSDHIERGPGRHGVSNAFYLYLRDPDGHRVEIYTQDYYTGDPDNPVVTWDVHDNQRRDWWGTPVVPSWYTEASTVLDLEGNPVPAQVRTDDSEMEVTIGADGFSYTRKGDEDSMPHWKLGEYKLGHQL from the coding sequence ATGACCCAGAACCCCACCGCATCCGACGACGTCGTCCCCACCCCCTCTTCGCCTGCACCTGACGTGGTGCGCTGCGCGTACATGGAGTTGGTGGTCACCGACCTGAAGCGCTCCCGGGACTTCTACGTGGATGTGCTGAACCTGGTGGTCACCCACGAGGACGACACCACCATCTACCTGCGCTCCATGGAGGAGTTCATCCACCACAACCTGGTGCTGCGCCAGGGCGAGCAGCCCGCTGTCGCCGTGTTCTCCTACCGGGTCCGCAGTCCCGAGGAGCTGGACAAGGCCGTGGCCTTCTACGAGGAGCTCGGCTGCCCGGTGAAGCGCAGCAAGGATGGGTTCCTCAAGGGCATCGGTGAGGCCGTCAGGGTCCAGGACCCGCTGGGCTTCCCGCTGGAGTTCTTCTATGAAGTTGACCACGTGGAGCGGCTGGCCTGGCGCTACGACCTCTACACCCCCGGGGCGCTGGTTCGCCTGGACCACTTCAACCAGGTCTACCCGGACGTTCCCAAGGCCGTGCGGCACATGGAGGACCTCGGGTTCCGGGTCACCGAGGACATCCAGGACGATGAAGGCACCACCTACGCCGCCTGGATGCGGCGCAAGCCGACCGTCCACGACACCGCCATGACCGGCGGGGCCGGCCCGCGGATGCACCACGTCGCCTTCGCCACCCACGAGAAGCACAACATCCTGGCGATCTGCGACAAGCTCGGCGCCCTGCGGCTGTCCGACCACATTGAGCGCGGCCCCGGCCGGCACGGGGTCTCCAACGCTTTCTATCTCTACCTGCGCGACCCTGACGGCCATCGGGTGGAGATCTACACCCAGGACTACTACACCGGGGATCCGGACAACCCGGTGGTGACCTGGGACGTTCACGACAACCAGCGCCGCGATTGGTGGGGGACCCCGGTGGTCCCCTCCTGGTACACCGAGGCATCCACCGTGCTGGACCTCGAGGGGAACCCCGTGCCGGCCCAGGTGCGGACTGATGACTCTGAGATGGAGGTCACCATCGGCGCCGACGGGTTCTCCTACACCCGTAAAGGCGATGAAGACTCCATGCCTCATTGGAAACTCGGCGAGTACAAGCTGGGACACCAGCTGTAG
- a CDS encoding HpcH/HpaI aldolase family protein, whose amino-acid sequence MPIRLTPTLGEQISQSPRTLFGGWICSGSPVVAEIMAGSGLDWLLIDMEHAPNGLDSVLAQLHAVSGYASTPVVRVPWGDPVTIKQVLDLGPQNILVPMVSTAEQAREVASAAHYPPAGIRGVGSALARSARWNRVENYLQNAAEHVSVFVQVETLEGIRNARTIAEVEGIAGIFLGPSDLAASMGLIGQQAHPDVVSAVKGAFEEIAAAGKPVGVNAFDPAVAREYAEAGASWMLVGADVALLARGSEKLAADFIPPRASGD is encoded by the coding sequence GTGCCGATTCGACTGACGCCGACACTTGGGGAGCAGATCTCCCAGTCCCCACGGACCCTCTTCGGCGGATGGATCTGCTCCGGCTCACCGGTGGTCGCCGAGATCATGGCAGGCTCGGGCCTGGACTGGCTGCTCATCGACATGGAGCACGCCCCCAACGGGCTGGATTCGGTGCTCGCCCAGCTGCATGCCGTCTCCGGATACGCGTCCACCCCGGTGGTCCGGGTGCCCTGGGGGGACCCGGTCACCATCAAGCAGGTGCTGGACCTCGGCCCCCAGAACATCCTGGTGCCGATGGTCTCCACCGCAGAGCAGGCACGGGAAGTCGCCTCCGCGGCGCACTACCCGCCGGCGGGCATCCGAGGCGTGGGCAGCGCCCTGGCCCGCTCCGCACGCTGGAACCGGGTGGAGAACTACCTGCAGAACGCAGCCGAACACGTCTCGGTCTTCGTGCAGGTCGAAACCCTCGAGGGCATCCGCAACGCCCGGACGATCGCAGAGGTCGAAGGCATTGCCGGGATCTTCCTCGGCCCTAGCGACCTGGCCGCCTCCATGGGACTCATCGGGCAGCAGGCCCACCCCGACGTCGTCAGCGCCGTGAAGGGAGCCTTTGAGGAGATCGCCGCGGCAGGCAAGCCCGTCGGCGTCAACGCCTTCGACCCCGCCGTGGCGCGCGAATACGCCGAGGCAGGAGCCTCCTGGATGTTGGTCGGCGCCGACGTGGCCCTGCTCGCCCGCGGCTCCGAGAAGCTCGCCGCCGACTTCATCCCGCCCCGCGCATCCGGCGACTGA
- the hpaE gene encoding 5-carboxymethyl-2-hydroxymuconate semialdehyde dehydrogenase produces MSSFNSPVPAELPERIQHYIGGEYVDSAGGATFDVLNPVTNEVYIQGAAGQKEDIDRAVVAAQRAFDEGAWANALPRERSRVLHRIADIVEERGARLAELETFDTGLPITQARSQGKRAAENFRFFADLIVAQHDDAFKVPGRQANYVNRKPIGVAGLITPWNTPFMLSSWKLAPALATGNSVVLKPAEFTPLSAGLWAGIFEEAGLPKGVFNLVNGIGEEAGDALVKHLDVPLISFTGESRTGQIIFGNAAPHLKGLSMELGGKSPAVVFEDADLEAAINATIFGVFSLNGERCTAGSRILVQRSIYDEFVERYAAQAKRVKVGLPHEPATEVGALVHPEHFEKVMSYVELGKTEGRLVAGGDRPEGLESGNFVNPTVFADVPRDARIFQEEIFGPVVAITPFDTDEEALELANDTKYGLAAYIWTNDLKRSHNFAQNVEAGMVWLNSNNVRDLRTPFGGVKASGLGHEGGYRSIDFYTDQQAVHINLGEVHNPVFGKAD; encoded by the coding sequence ATGAGCTCGTTCAACTCCCCCGTCCCCGCTGAGCTGCCCGAGCGGATCCAGCACTACATTGGCGGCGAGTATGTCGACTCCGCCGGCGGCGCCACCTTCGATGTCCTCAACCCCGTTACCAACGAGGTCTACATCCAGGGGGCTGCCGGCCAGAAAGAAGACATCGACCGGGCCGTGGTCGCCGCCCAGCGAGCCTTCGACGAGGGCGCCTGGGCCAACGCCCTGCCCAGGGAGCGCTCCCGGGTCCTGCACCGCATTGCCGACATCGTCGAGGAGCGCGGCGCCCGGCTGGCTGAGCTGGAGACCTTCGACACCGGTCTGCCCATTACTCAGGCCCGCAGCCAGGGCAAGCGCGCGGCCGAGAACTTCCGCTTCTTCGCCGATCTCATCGTCGCCCAGCACGACGACGCCTTCAAAGTCCCCGGGCGCCAGGCCAACTACGTCAACCGCAAGCCGATCGGCGTGGCCGGGCTCATCACTCCCTGGAACACCCCGTTCATGCTTTCGAGCTGGAAACTGGCACCCGCTCTGGCCACCGGTAACTCCGTGGTGCTCAAGCCGGCGGAGTTCACCCCGCTCTCAGCAGGCCTGTGGGCCGGGATCTTCGAGGAGGCCGGACTGCCCAAGGGTGTGTTCAACCTGGTCAACGGCATCGGCGAGGAGGCCGGCGACGCGCTGGTCAAGCACCTTGACGTGCCGCTGATCTCCTTCACCGGTGAGTCCCGGACCGGCCAGATCATCTTCGGCAACGCTGCCCCGCACCTGAAGGGTCTCTCCATGGAGCTGGGCGGGAAGTCGCCGGCCGTGGTGTTCGAGGACGCGGACCTGGAAGCCGCCATCAACGCCACCATTTTCGGCGTCTTCTCGCTCAACGGCGAGCGCTGCACCGCGGGCTCGCGCATCCTGGTCCAGCGCAGCATCTACGACGAGTTCGTGGAGCGCTACGCCGCCCAGGCCAAGAGGGTCAAGGTTGGACTGCCTCACGAGCCCGCCACCGAGGTCGGCGCGCTGGTCCACCCCGAGCACTTCGAGAAGGTGATGAGCTACGTCGAGCTGGGCAAGACCGAGGGCCGGCTCGTCGCAGGTGGCGACCGTCCCGAGGGCCTGGAGTCCGGAAACTTCGTCAACCCCACCGTATTCGCCGACGTGCCCCGTGACGCCCGGATCTTCCAGGAGGAGATCTTCGGGCCCGTGGTCGCCATCACCCCCTTCGACACCGACGAAGAAGCGCTAGAGCTGGCCAACGACACCAAGTACGGGCTGGCTGCCTACATCTGGACCAACGACCTGAAGCGCTCCCACAACTTCGCCCAGAACGTCGAGGCCGGAATGGTGTGGCTGAACTCCAACAACGTGCGTGACCTGCGCACTCCCTTCGGCGGAGTCAAAGCTTCCGGCCTCGGGCACGAGGGCGGCTACCGCTCGATCGACTTCTACACCGATCAGCAGGCCGTACACATCAACCTCGGCGAAGTTCACAACCCCGTGTTCGGCAAAGCCGACTGA
- the hpaH gene encoding 2-oxo-hept-4-ene-1,7-dioate hydratase, producing MLTSEKITAIADELAEAEQSRSTIKLLTARYPEMTVEDSYAVQNEWRRRRIEAGRRPVGRKIGLTSKVMQAATGITEPDYGAVFADMVYENGAVIEHSRFSNVRIEVELAFVLSEGLAGPEVTVFDVMRATEYVIPALEILSSRIEMQGRTIVDTVSDNAAMGAMVYGGNPTKPHDVDLRWVSALLYRNETIEESGVAAAVLNHPANGVAWLANKLAQHGDSLSAGEIVLAGSFTRPMWVQPGDTVLCDYGQMGTVTCRFD from the coding sequence ATGCTGACATCTGAGAAGATCACCGCCATCGCCGACGAACTCGCTGAGGCCGAGCAGAGTCGCAGCACCATCAAGCTCCTCACCGCACGCTACCCGGAGATGACGGTCGAGGATTCCTATGCCGTGCAGAACGAATGGCGCAGGCGACGCATCGAGGCCGGTCGTCGTCCGGTCGGGCGCAAGATCGGGTTGACCTCCAAAGTGATGCAGGCGGCCACGGGCATCACTGAGCCGGACTACGGGGCGGTCTTCGCCGACATGGTCTATGAGAATGGCGCAGTGATCGAGCACAGCCGGTTCTCCAACGTCCGGATCGAAGTGGAGCTGGCCTTCGTGCTCAGTGAGGGCCTCGCCGGTCCCGAGGTCACGGTCTTCGACGTGATGCGCGCCACCGAATACGTCATCCCGGCGCTGGAGATCCTCTCCAGCCGCATCGAGATGCAGGGCCGCACCATCGTCGACACCGTCAGTGACAATGCCGCCATGGGTGCGATGGTCTACGGAGGTAACCCGACCAAGCCCCACGACGTCGACCTCCGGTGGGTCTCGGCGCTGCTGTACCGCAACGAGACCATCGAGGAGTCCGGAGTCGCTGCGGCCGTGCTGAACCACCCCGCGAACGGGGTGGCGTGGCTGGCCAATAAGCTTGCCCAGCACGGAGACTCCCTCTCCGCCGGGGAGATCGTCCTTGCCGGGTCCTTCACCCGTCCGATGTGGGTCCAGCCCGGCGACACGGTGCTGTGCGACTACGGGCAGATGGGAACCGTGACGTGCCGATTCGACTGA